From a single Brassica oleracea var. oleracea cultivar TO1000 chromosome C5, BOL, whole genome shotgun sequence genomic region:
- the LOC106294111 gene encoding uncharacterized protein LOC106294111: MVRLKFACPVLEINLISAQDLAPISKNMKTYSVAWINTDPMRKLTTRVDQANRSNPIWNKKFVFRVDDKILDVDASSIVIEIYAAAWAKDALVGTVNVLLSDLFAPWSGFGDGDGGGGGNNNMRLVTLQIRRPSGRLQGFLRLGVALLDGGQRSMPLSVEVFDGSRRDSKRGDAKMMHRRTNSDQTDLSTSTNDYGVKTGVVTGGGGSGGGGGVDSMVNGSLCSSDIGPSASVVAAAIAQGLYNRQKTTVKAVAGKEDASSILEGKTEGIEHRVERWRAEKSAGRAVEAAGSSDDSSGKGGGGRRQRRRRRRRKEKQRRRNGEGKKGLFSCFGNVFGCEISITCGGGSGGGEGDSTKKKYNNNKVVNLSAVDETFSHSAT, from the coding sequence GTGGATCAACACCGACCCCATGCGCAAACTCACGACGCGTGTCGACCAAGCAAACCGATCCAACCCTATCTGGAACAAGAAGTTCGTCTTCCGCGTCGACGACAAGATCCTCGACGTCGACGCGTCGTCGATAGTCATCGAGATCTACGCGGCGGCTTGGGCCAAAGACGCGCTCGTCGGGACCGTGAACGTTCTTCTCAGCGACCTCTTCGCTCCTTGGTCCGGCTTCGGGGACGGCGACGGCGGCGGCGGCGGGAACAACAACATGAGGCTCGTGACGCTTCAGATACGCCGTCCGTCCGGGAGGCTTCAAGGCTTTTTGCGTCTAGGCGTTGCGCTTCTCGACGGCGGTCAGAGGAGCATGCCGTTGTCGGTCGAGGTTTTCGATGGAAGCCGGAGAGATAGTAAGAGAGGTGATGCGAAGATGATGCATCGTCGTACGAATAGCGATCAGACGGATTTATCTACGTCGACTAATGACTACGGAGTGAAGACAGGGGTTGTTACTGGAGGAGGTGGTAGTGGTGGAGGTGGTGGTGTTGATAGTATGGTGAATGGTTCGCTTTGTAGCTCTGATATAGGACCGTCCGCGTCTGTGGTTGCGGCCGCGATTGCTCAGGGGCTTTACAACAGACAGAAAACAACGGTTAAAGCGGTTGCGGGGAAGGAGGACGCGAGTTCGATACTCGAAGGGAAGACGGAAGGGATTGAGCATAGAGTTGAGAGGTGGAGAGCGGAGAAAAGCGCGGGTAGGGCGGTTGAAGCGGCTGGATCGAGCGATGATTCTAGCGGGAAAGGAGGAGGAGGGAGGAGGCAGAGGAGGAGGAGGAGGCGGAGGAAGGAGAAGCAACGGAGGAGAAACGGCGAAGGTAAAAAAGGGTTGTTCTCGTGTTTTGGAAACGTGTTTGGATGTGAGATTTCGATTACTTGCGGCGGTGGGAGCGGCGGAGGAGAAGGAGACAGCACGAAGAAGAAGTATAATAACAATAAAGTAGTGAATCTTAGTGCTGTAGACGAAACGTTTAGTCATTCTGCGACTTGA
- the LOC106292966 gene encoding uncharacterized protein LOC106292966, translating to MDPSFFETAEEDARLEKIAQDHFAQGNHIKALEVIEDAFSKRGKEDVPGMFHLLQGSILYHLAKRAKKSDVTFAFLLGCVEPFTDDFGLHAFSACALFEMAKQLDSELYYKKAEKDAELRLSLLESCGELDSADLETQRTLTNISNEAELKILQGCTGKISVPALEESKEARGMIRSDAEGKRLRSHWASMSVEAKKNFMKVSVSKLRGYVERLYGEEGKKALEEVLDSTRTNKKWRFWMCRTCSQKFFYVKKFRNHLEQEHGAKFKRATAKNMPQMVNEAWADMMLVGGWEPVDAVAAAEMIKTRLESVKEFVYEKGWSKDWPLAEDEERTNLLKQIQYLLVLLWESKVLSFTTLEWMMELPILARFEVTESLITECGLVGTPQRICFWDCHELKRIRDLLKLIKFERDDGTDLVCRAVERLCGRTGVKEKIEFDERFSFMLLDKRLLRGKIDPFDDEGAIDVCKHDYYAKTQPQGDDIITWLLDYLLIDGSFEFPRSARAHNLDIWVAILRAIHYTCRDWGTKYGRKFENLCYDKVLTDAKNLCTSEDERRRIAPEGEANVAYASLLGDRCEELKTDNGDPPNGRHFVFAVRDVLERAPDPTFDFDDLEASLDLIHGLKDLSDGTVLESIDHLKSVVTDKVLLADSKILLVEKSRISLLNELTRLSAFDYRSYIRNLLKRFMRDELNEIVKMDALAKVAAAEADLLSSEKQEKEKKSGSKNKKRGVIKKTSTSTSTDIEQNVKPESSPPLNPVEEDCVEPEDTLNIAANTDNQKETAKDLQNMPGEDLLSKHMESPHVAAATRCNLALDMTLKALCKIKVLKEYLVLNRDEFADNQEGQVPYALRDFFTAFASKTIKEGMYSGELVMMMQQAVGGWKNVVRFCEKMKVRPEILFYEAVAKLNQ from the exons ATGGATCCTTCCTTCTTCGAAACCGCTGAGGAGGATGCTCGGCTCGAGAAGATCGCACAAGACCACTTCGCTCAAGGAAACCACATCAAGGCCTTGGAGGTAATCGAAGATGCGTTTTCAAAGCGTGGGAAAGAAGACGTCCCAGGAATGTTCCATCTCCTTCAAGGCTCCATCTTGTATCATCTAGCGAAGAGAGCAAAGAAGAGTGACGTGACGTTCGCGTTTTTGCTGGGTTGTGTGGAACCTTTTACTGATGATTTTGGGCTGCACGCCTTCTCTGCATGTGCATTGTTCGAGATGGCCAAACAGCTTGATTCGGAGTTGTATTACAAGAAGGCTGAGAAAGACGCAGAACTAAGATTATCTCTTTTGGAATCTTGTGGTGAATTGGACTCGGCCGATCTAGAAACACAACGTACACTTACCAATATAAGCAACGAGGCAGAGTTAAAGATCCTCCAGGGTTGTACTGGAAAAATCTCTGTGCCAGCACTTGAGGAGTCGAAAGAAGCTCGAGGCATGATCAGGAGTGACGCTGAAGGTAAAAGATTGAGGTCGCATTGGGCGAGTATGAGTGTTGAGGCTAAAAAAAACTTTATGAAAGTAAGCGTTTCGAAGCTTAGAGGTTATGTTGAGAGATTATATGGCGAAGAGGGGAAAAAGGCTTTGGAGGAAGTTCTGGATTCTACAAGGACAAACAAGAAATGGAGATTCTGGATGTGTCGAACTTGCTCACAGAAATTCTTTTATGTGAAGAAGTTCAGGAATCATCTTGAGCAAGAACATGGTGCAAAATTTAAACGTGCTACGGCAAAGAATATGCCTCAGATGGTAAATGAAGCGTGGGCTGATATGATGTTGGTTGGAGGTTGGGAACCAGTGGATGCAGTAGCTGCTGCTGAAATGATCAAGACTCGGCTCGAGTCTGTGAAGGAGTTTGTATATGAGAAAGGATGGTCTAAGGACTGGCCTTTAGCTGAAGATGAAGAGCGAACTAATTTACTCAAGCAAATCCAATATCTTCTTGTGTTACTTTGGGAGAGTAAGGTTCTTAGTTTTACCACTCTAGAATGGATGATGGAGCTTCCGATTCTTGCACGATTTGAAGTTACCGAGTCTCTTATAACCGAGTGTGGCCTAGTGGGAACACCTCAGCGTATCTGCTTTTGGGACTGCCATGAACTCAAACGAATTCGAGACCTTCTCAAACTCATCAAGTTTGAAAGGGATGATGGTACAGATCTGGTTTGCAGAGCAGTGGAGAGATTATGTGGTCGTACTGGAGTTAAAGAAAAGATCGAGTTTGACGAACGGTTTTCTTTTATGCTTCTGGATAAAAGACTGCTGAGAGGCAAGATTGATCCATTCGATGATGAAGGGGCAATAGATGTTTGTAAGCATGACTACTACGCCAAGACACAACCTCAGGGCGACGATATCATAACCTGGTTACTTGACTATCTTTTGATAGATGGGAGCTTTGAATTTCCCAGGTCTGCCAGGGCACACAATCTTGATATATGGGTGGCTATTCTGAGAGCCATTCACTACACCTGTAGGGATTGGGGAACCAAATATGGAAGGAAGTTCGAGAACTTGTGTTATGATAAAGTTCTTACTGACGCCAAAAACTTGTGTACGAGCGAAGATGAAAGGAGAAGGATTGCTCCGGAAGGTGAAGCGAACGTCGCATATGCATCTCTTCTAGGTGACAGGTGTGAAGAGTTAAAAACAGACAATGGAGATCCTCCCAACGGAAGACATTTCGTGTTTGCAGTACGGGATGTTCTCGAGAGAGCACCAGATCCCACATTTGATTTCGACGATCTAGAAGCTTCCCTAGATCTTATACATGGGCTTAAAGATCTCAGTGATGGTACGGTGTTAGAGTCCATAGACCATCTGAAATCTGTGGTCACCGACAAG GTACTACTAGCCGATTCAAAGATTTTACTAGTTGAAAAGTCAAGGATTAGTTTGCTAAACGAGCTCACCAGGCTTTCTGCTTTTGACTACCGGTCGTATATCCGTAACCTGCTCAAACGGTTCATGCGG GACGAGTTAAATGAAATTGTTAAAATGGACGCCTTAGCCAAGGTAGCTGCAGCAGAAGCAGATCTTTTATCCAGTGAAAAACAAGAGAAGGAGAAGAAATCAGGGTCAAAGAACAAGAAACGTGGAGTCATCAAG AAAACTTCAACCAGCACGTCTACTGATATCGAGCAGAATGTCAAACC TGAATCTTCTCCACCACTAAACCCCGTGGAAGAAGACTGTGTGGAACCAGAAGATACCCTGAATATTGCAGCCAACACTGACAATCAAAAGGAAACTGCTAAAG ATTTGCAAAATATGCCTGGAGAAGATTTACTGTCGAAACATATGGAGTCACCACATGTTGCAGCTGCAACCAGATGCAATTTAGCTCTTGACATGACACTGAAG GCCCTTTGTAAAATCAAGGTTCTTAAAGAGTATTTGGTGCTCAATCGGGATGAATTTGCTGACAACCAGGAAGGACAAGTTCCTTATGCATTACGAGATTTCTTCACCGCTTTTGCCTCGAAAACGATAAAAGAGGGAATGTACAGTGGTGAACTGGTGATGATGATGCAACAGGCTGTTGGTGGCTGGAAGAATGTGGTCAGATTCTGTGAGAAAATGAAGGTTCGGCCAGAGATTCTCTTCTACGAAGCTGTGGCAAAGTTAAATCAATAG